In Nocardioides sp. JQ2195, a genomic segment contains:
- a CDS encoding AAA family ATPase: MKPRQPPVVRVSRDPGTDLDPATWPLTIPAVAHLLKQGLVLPAGVTFLVGENGSGKSTLVESIALAYGLSPEGGSAHGQHRTRTSESSLHENLLIQRGIGSGRWGFFLRAETMHGWYTYMDEYGDPPVRRRLPRDEPR, translated from the coding sequence GTGAAGCCGCGCCAACCACCCGTCGTGCGGGTCAGCCGGGACCCCGGGACCGACCTGGATCCCGCCACGTGGCCCCTCACGATCCCAGCCGTGGCCCACCTGCTGAAGCAGGGCCTCGTCCTCCCGGCGGGCGTGACGTTCCTGGTCGGCGAGAACGGCTCCGGCAAGTCGACGCTGGTCGAGTCCATAGCGCTCGCCTACGGTCTCTCGCCCGAGGGAGGTAGCGCCCATGGCCAGCACCGCACCCGAACGAGCGAGTCATCGCTGCACGAGAACCTTCTGATCCAGCGCGGCATCGGGAGCGGGCGGTGGGGCTTCTTCCTCCGGGCCGAGACCATGCACGGGTGGTACACCTACATGGACGAGTACGGCGACCCCCCGGTACGACGTCGAC
- a CDS encoding SpoIID/LytB domain-containing protein: MRRTFLIAVSSAALALPASISTGHATVATTVAIARDGISVSQTYPMPARGKVAIVGHGYGHGHGMSQYGAEGAARQGLGWREIVGFYYPGTEVARDKGRIAVLISADTSPDVVVEHRSRLRVTKESTGVVHEVPDRGDGLWRLVPAKDPSRTKVQFHDGGWKRWMAFDGSVSFSAAGRPVRLRLGSSTQAYRGRLISAIPTPGSTDRDTVNSVDLDTYVRGVVPAEMPATWTPAAVQAQAVAARTYGAYEKAHPRAGHYQICDTTACQVYRGVSGEHPSADAAVRETRGRILTHQDEPAFTQFSSSSGGWTSANQFPYLPAKKDPYDGWSGNPNHTWRTSVDVSRIERAWPAIGNLRSIKVTRRDGNGQWKGRIESLTLVGGKRNVTISGDSLRFALGLKSTWLTFKP; the protein is encoded by the coding sequence ATGCGGCGTACGTTCCTGATCGCGGTCTCGAGTGCTGCCCTGGCGCTCCCGGCGAGCATCTCGACGGGTCACGCGACCGTGGCCACGACGGTCGCGATCGCGCGTGACGGGATCAGCGTCAGCCAGACCTATCCGATGCCGGCGCGGGGCAAGGTGGCCATCGTGGGTCACGGCTACGGCCACGGGCACGGGATGTCGCAGTACGGCGCCGAGGGCGCCGCGCGGCAAGGGCTCGGGTGGCGCGAGATCGTCGGCTTCTACTACCCGGGAACCGAGGTCGCCCGGGACAAGGGGCGGATCGCCGTACTGATCAGCGCCGACACCAGCCCCGACGTGGTGGTGGAGCATCGCAGCCGGCTCAGGGTCACCAAGGAGTCGACCGGAGTGGTGCACGAGGTGCCCGACCGGGGGGACGGCCTGTGGAGGCTGGTGCCGGCCAAGGACCCGTCCCGCACGAAGGTGCAGTTCCACGACGGGGGCTGGAAGCGGTGGATGGCCTTCGACGGCAGCGTCAGCTTCTCGGCGGCAGGTCGGCCGGTCCGGCTCCGTCTCGGCAGTTCCACGCAGGCCTACCGCGGTCGCTTGATCTCGGCGATCCCGACTCCGGGCTCGACCGATCGGGACACGGTGAACTCGGTGGATCTCGACACCTACGTCAGGGGCGTGGTCCCGGCCGAGATGCCAGCCACGTGGACGCCCGCCGCGGTGCAGGCGCAGGCGGTCGCGGCGCGCACCTACGGGGCCTACGAGAAGGCCCACCCGCGTGCCGGGCACTACCAGATCTGCGACACCACGGCCTGTCAGGTCTATCGCGGGGTCTCGGGCGAGCACCCGAGCGCGGACGCCGCCGTCAGGGAGACCCGGGGACGCATCCTCACGCACCAGGACGAACCCGCGTTCACGCAGTTCAGCTCGAGCAGCGGTGGCTGGACCTCGGCCAACCAGTTCCCCTACCTCCCGGCCAAGAAGGATCCGTACGACGGGTGGTCGGGAAACCCGAACCACACGTGGCGCACGTCGGTCGACGTGTCCCGGATCGAGCGGGCCTGGCCGGCCATCGGCAACCTCAGGTCGATCAAGGTCACCCGCCGCGACGGCAACGGCCAGTGGAAGGGTCGCATCGAGTCCCTGACCCTGGTCGGGGGCAAGCGCAACGTGACGATCTCCGGCGACAGCCTGCGGTTCGCCCTGGGGCTCAAGTCGACCTGGCTCACCTTCAAGCCCTGA
- a CDS encoding MerR family transcriptional regulator, which produces MALMNIGDFAGESGLSAKALRLYDELGLLTPAEVDPFNGYRRYAPAQLPRARLVAGLRLVGMPLARIRQVILLPDEAAAVEIEAYWRQAEADHASRRTTLVGLVARMHERKTPMNTTHPTHPELTASAAHRHRQGARRSQQDAVLTGAGLFAVADGFGNHDDVSSRALETLVGLEDCHTTDPAAEIEAAVARAAAAVLEEVAESDGTTLTALWLHQGSAITAHVGDARIHLVRDGTVRRLTRDHTMVAELVAEGRLNEEEAAAHPKRMLINRALAPGAPSVPDIGLTTVRPGDRLVLTTDGVHSVLQAAELDEMLVAPGDPDTVAARISAAVEDAGAPDNHTVVVIAISEG; this is translated from the coding sequence ATGGCACTCATGAACATCGGCGACTTCGCCGGGGAGTCGGGGCTGAGCGCGAAGGCGTTGCGCCTCTACGACGAGCTCGGACTGCTGACCCCGGCCGAGGTGGACCCGTTCAACGGCTACCGTCGCTATGCGCCTGCCCAGCTCCCCCGGGCCCGGCTGGTGGCCGGCCTGCGGCTGGTCGGGATGCCGCTGGCCCGGATCCGGCAGGTCATCCTCCTGCCGGATGAAGCTGCGGCCGTGGAGATCGAGGCCTACTGGCGCCAGGCCGAGGCGGACCACGCCTCGCGCCGCACGACGCTGGTCGGACTCGTCGCCAGGATGCACGAGAGGAAGACCCCCATGAACACCACCCACCCCACCCACCCCGAGCTCACCGCCAGTGCGGCACACCGCCACCGCCAGGGTGCCCGCAGGAGCCAACAGGATGCGGTCCTCACCGGAGCCGGACTCTTCGCGGTGGCCGACGGGTTCGGCAACCACGACGACGTCTCGTCGCGGGCGTTGGAGACACTCGTGGGACTGGAGGACTGCCACACCACCGACCCTGCCGCCGAGATCGAGGCGGCGGTCGCCCGGGCGGCCGCGGCAGTCCTGGAGGAGGTGGCCGAGTCGGACGGCACGACGCTGACGGCGCTCTGGCTCCACCAGGGCAGCGCGATCACCGCACACGTCGGCGACGCGCGCATCCACCTGGTCCGCGACGGGACGGTCCGGCGACTGACCCGTGACCACACCATGGTGGCCGAGCTCGTCGCCGAGGGGCGGCTCAACGAGGAGGAGGCCGCGGCCCACCCGAAGCGCATGCTGATCAACCGGGCCCTGGCTCCCGGTGCCCCGTCCGTCCCCGACATCGGGCTGACCACCGTGCGTCCCGGAGACCGGCTGGTGCTCACCACCGACGGTGTCCACTCGGTCCTGCAGGCGGCTGAGCTGGACGAGATGCTGGTCGCACCCGGAGACCCGGACACCGTCGCAGCAAGGATCTCCGCGGCGGTCGAGGACGCAGGGGCTCCCGACAACCACACCGTGGTGGTGATCGCGATCAGCGAAGGCTGA
- a CDS encoding biotin/lipoyl-containing protein: MFPTTAHEKAVPGVVSQVAAPFVGVVTPLVSEGDRVRAGDPVALIEAMKMEAVITAPVDGTVSRLAIADPQSVEGGDLLIVL, from the coding sequence GTGTTCCCGACGACCGCCCACGAGAAGGCCGTGCCCGGCGTGGTCAGCCAGGTCGCGGCACCGTTCGTGGGCGTGGTGACCCCCCTGGTCTCCGAGGGTGACCGAGTCCGTGCGGGCGACCCCGTCGCCCTCATCGAGGCGATGAAGATGGAGGCGGTGATCACCGCACCTGTCGACGGCACGGTCTCACGGCTGGCGATCGCCGACCCCCAGTCGGTCGAGGGCGGGGACCTGCTCATCGTCCTCTGA